The sequence CATATCCGATACCGGAATAATATCCGAAACAGCTCCGGACGATTTCATGGAAACAAATAATGTCAGTGAAAGCGAGACCGAAAACGTTACAGAGCCCCGGGAAACAAATAATATCGTTGAAACTGAAAACGAAACAGAACAACGGGAAACGACCGGAATCTCGCTCCCCGCATTCAGCGCCGTGCTGACAAAAGAGAATAAGATTTATTATTATGAATCGACATCAAAAGAACTCATAGCTGCCGTAACCGAAAACGACAAGGTTTATAATGGTGTTCTTTCTCCGGACAAGACGCATATTGCTTACTTCCATGATAAGACATTCGGTGAAGACGGGCAATTTGTGTATCATATAAGAGTTGCCGATATTGACGGAAAGCCTGCCGGTACGTTTGACTTCACAGACAGCGGTAACTGTATATATACTTCCTGGTGGGCAGACAGCCGCCGCTATGTAATTGACGCTCATCTTAATCCGTCTGTTTGCATATTTACTGTGATTGATATAGAAACACAGGAGATAATCAGATATCGCGGAATAAATCTGAGCATGCTGGAAAACGGTGACCTTTTATATGTAGGTGAAATTAATCATTGGGTTAGAGGTGTTCAGACCGGGCGTTTAATGATAAATGAAAAAATTGTTTATGATACCGGCATATATGATGCGATCTTAAGTATGCCTGTAAAATATGGAAATAAATTAGGCTTTATTATCACAAACCGAGACGATGATCCGTTATATACTGTCTTGGGTGATCTTTCGGAGTCTCATGACGCTGTAACCGAGGAATACCGGGTAGATATACCACTTGAAATTCTCGGAAAACACCTTGAGCCTTATTTTGACTCAAATGGAGGTTTTTATATAATTGCACGATTTAATAATAAAGCAACGGCATATTCTTATAACCCGGATACCAAAAAGCTCGAGGAATGTATGCTGCCGGAAGAAAAACCGAAAGATGAATCAGAAAAGCAGACCGAAGACAGTGTTATGGCTGAAATTAAAAACGCGGTAATAACTCAGCTCAACGATACTTTTGACGGTTACAGTATAAGCATAGTGTATTGATATTATTTATAATCTCATATAAAACCGCATTCCCGGAACAGGCATCGCCTGTTCCGGGAATTTATGCTTTATATTCGTTTCAAAACAGAAAGATTTTTACGTCGTTTTCTTACAAGAAAGCGACCGCGTTCTTGTTCTCACGCTTTACTTAAGTTTAAGTGCAATAGCTGCCTTTGCGGCGGCGACCAAATCCTTTGCGGAAAGGCCGAACTCATCGATAAGCTCGGTTGCCTTGCCCGATTTGCCGAACACATCCTTGATTCCGACACGGATAACGGGAACGGGCTTCGCTTCGCATACCGTTTCACATACGGCGCTTCCCAGCCCGCCGATTATATTATGTTCCTCGGCTGTCACGACGGCGCCGGTTTCTGCCGCGCATTTGATAAGAAGCTCCTTGTCGATAGGCTTTATCGTGCAGATATTGACGACACGTGCGCTGATGCCCTCCGCGGAAAGCGCCTTTGCAGCTTCAATCGCGGAAGCGGTCATGATGCCTGTGGCCGCAATGGTCACATCTGTTCCGTTAACGATAGTCTGTCCTTTTCCGATTTCAAAGTCAAAGGTATCTTCGTCAAATATTACCGGAACACTGAGGCGACCGTATCTCATATATACGGGACCGTAATAATCGATCGCTGCCTTGACACAGGCGCGCGCCTCCGCGGCATCGGCGGGATTTAGTATCACCATTCCCGGGATTGTGCGCATAACTCCGATATCCTCGTTGCACTGATGGGTGGCGCCGTCCTCTCCGACGGTTATTCCCGCGTGGGTCGCGCCGATCTTGACATTAAGATGGGGATATCCTATTGCGTTTCTGACCTGCTCAAATGCTCTTCCGGCAGCGAACATAGCAAAAGAGCTTGCAAAGGGGATTTTTCCGGTGGTGGCCATACCGGCGGCGACGGCCATCATATTTCCCTCCGCGATACCGCAGTTCACAAAACGTTCCGGATAAACCTTTTTAAAATTGGCGGTCTTGGTGGATTTGGATAGGTCTGCGTCTAAAACGATTATGCGGGGGTCAGCTCCGAATTCCGCAAGAGCGTCGCCATATGCTTCACGCGTGGCAATTTTTTTACCGAGTTCATATTTTTTAGATAATTTCATTATTTGTTTCCCCCTAACTGTGACTTCAGCTCAGCTATCGCGGCTTCATACTGCTCCTTTGTGGGCGCGTTGCCGTGCCAGGAGGCTTCGTTTTCCATGAAGGATACTCCTTTGCCTTTTATGCAATGGCACACAACCGCTGTCGGCTTGTCGCTTTGTTCAGATGCGGCAACAGCAGCTTCGATCTGGTCAAAATCATGTCCGTCAATTACGATCACATTCCAGTTGAAGGCACGGAATTTATCGTCGATAGGCGTCGGGTTCATAACCTTTGTTATATCGCCGTCGATCTGCAGTCCGTTAAAATCAATGAAAATGCAGAGATTGTTCAGCTTGTAATGGCCGGCGAACATAGCCGCCTCCCAAACCTGTCCTTCTTCAAGCTCGCCGTCGCCGAGAATCGCGTAAACCTTATAGCTGTCGCCTGAAAGCTTTGCCGCTTTCGCCATTCCGCAAGATGCGGAAAATCCGAGCCCGAGAGAGCCCGTCGACATATCGACGCCCGGAATGCCCTTCATATCCGGATGTCCCTGCAGAATACTGTCACTGTGACGGAAGGTTTTCAAAAGATCGGTCGAAAAATATCCGCGATTTGCAAGCGTGGCATAAAGCGCAGGGCATGTGTGACCCTTTGACAACACGAAACGGTCGCGGTCAGCCTTTTTAGGATTTTTCGGATCGATGTTCATTTTTTCAAAATAGAGATACGATAATATTTCGGCAATAGAAAGCGATCCGCCGGGATGACCGGAATTACCGCCGTAAACGCATTCAAGCGCACCCATCCTGATTTTAACGGCAATGTCGGATAGCTCCTGTTTTCTTGCCTTATCCATTGTTGGTTCCTCCTGAAAGATATATGAATATATAAATTATTATCGAGGTATATTCCCTTAAGCCGGGAATCGCTCTTTTATAATTTCGATATAAGGTCGGCTATAGCTCCGTCGCGATGATGGCAAAGATGATATTTAGACACAGCCTTTATTTCGTCGAGCGCGTTGTCAGGGCACGCGGCGATATCAGCGGCGCGGAGCATGTCAAGGTCATTGTTGTAATCTCCGACTGCAACCGTCGTGACTCCGCCGTAAAATTTTTTCAAATTTCGGAGCATTTTGCCCTTTGTCGCGTTTTTATCCAATATTTCGAATAACACTGGGCACGAATAGCTCAGCGCGAATCCGGAGCTGTCACGATCCGAAAACCAGCCGATCAGACTCTGTATTTCATCCGCGGTGCCGCTTACAACAATTTTATTCCAATGCGCACCGTCTATTTCATCTATATCACGTTCAACGGTTATATCCAGATAACGCGTAAGCTCGCGAAGGAGCTTTGGCGTCATATACGGGACGACAAAAAGGTCGCCGACTGATATTCGCGCGCCTATTTCGGGAAATTCGGTTTTGATAAGCTTAAGTAGCTTTCGGGTCGGCTCGGGGTCGAGAAAGGTTTCATAAAACTTTTCTCCTGTCGAAAGGTTTGTTATGTATGAGCCGTTTGTGAGGATTGCCGGCGCGTTGACTATTGAGTCAGCTCCCGGAACGAGGCGAAAAAGCGCAGGTTCGTTACGGCCTGTAGAAAAGGTGAACAATCCGCCGTTGGATTTGAAATGCTCGATTGCCTCCAGATTGATTTTCAGTGTTTCAGATTTCTCGCCGAGAAATGTACCGTCGAGATCCGAGGCGATCAGTAGTCCGTCATATTTCATGTTCTATTATTTCCAGTGCTTTATTAATAAAATCAGGGTCCGGGCATTCGAAAACAAGTCTTTCGCCGGTTACAGGGTGTATAAAACCGATGTGAAAAGCGACAAGCGCCTGACCGTAAAGCCCAAGCGTTTTTCTTCCTGCTGCATAAACCGGGTCCGCGAGAACTGGATGACCGATTTCGCGCATATGCACGCGTATCTGATGAGTGCGGCCGGTTTCAAGAGTAAGCTCGACATAGGAAAACGCGCCATAAGCGCGCAGAACGCGGTAATGTGTCACAGCCTCCTTTGTCCCGGGAGTTCCGATGGGAAAGGCGGCCATTTTTTTACGATCCGTTCTGCTCCTGCCGATGCCGGTGCGTATTGTACCGGTTAACGGTTCAGGCACGCCGTATAGTATGGCGCGGTATTTGCGGGAAAATGTGTGTGCTTTTATCTGAGCGGCCAGAGAAATGTGAGCAAGCTCGTTTTTTGCGACAATAAGCAATCCGGCCGTATCCTTGTCGATTCTATGAACGATTCCCGGGCGAAGTTTTCCGTTAATTCCGGAAAGATCTCCGTCACAGTGAAACAGCAGGGCATTGACGAGAGTCCCGTCCGGATTGCCCGGGGCGGGATGCACAACCATTCCCTGCGGCTTGTTGACTACAAGTAAGTTTTCGTCTTCGTAATATATATCAAGCGGGATATTCTGCGGCTTTGCTTCAATTCCGGTCGGTGGCGGAGCCGAAAGCTCAAGCTCATCGCCGGATGTCAGACGGAAATTTTTCTTTCTTGGAATTGAGTTGACAAGAACATAGCCCGATTCACAAAGCTCCGCGACCCTTGTGCGTGAAAATCCGGTTTTTTGAGATAAAAACACGTCAAGCCGTATTTCTGAGTCGCTTTCCTCGGCAGTAAATGCGTATATATCCCGGTCAGCTTCCGGATCATCGGTAAAAATGACGATATCATCGTTCATTTTTATCGCCTTTTTCGGATAAAGCCTGCTCGTTGTTTTTGTTATTTACAGGCTTATCATAATCCTCTGAAGTAATCGCCGGATGCTTCTCCGATACTGTTATCTCATATTTAACGTAATATATTATAAAAAGCGCCGCGCCGATCGTAATAAAACTGTCGGCGATGTTGAATATCGGGAAGTTTATCACTCTGAATTCGATGAAATCAATGACATATTTCAGCGCAATACGGTCGATCATATTACCGATTCCACCTCCGGCCATCATTGCAAGCGAAATTATGAGAAGAGCCGGCTTTTGCTTTTTGCGTGAATATATTATATATCCAATCATCGCCAATAACGCAACCGACGATGTAATCATAAAAACCCATCTGGCATCAGAGAACATTCCCATAAATGCTCCGGAGTTTTCATGATAAGTAAAGTACAGAATTTTATCGATAATCGGAACCGACGTGACTGGCTGAAGATATGTCACGACAATGTTTTTTGTCAGCTGGTCAAGTAAAATGACCGCCGCGATTATAATAAACGGCATTATTTGGTCTCTCCGGTATTGTCATCGGCGGCGGGTTTTTCACACTTTACGGAAATAAAATCGCCGCCAACCTTCGGGTCCTTTTCTTTTGATACATCCATGGCAGCGATCTTATACAGCTCATCTGATGAAGGAATATCCTCGTCAGCTTTATCCGGGTTGCCGATTTCGAGCGCCTGAATAAACTTGATATGCTGCATATAACCATCGCAGAGCTTTTCTTTAAAATCCTGGGCGGAGGTACGAAGGGTTTTGAGTGCTTCCCGTTCGTCTTCGACTTTTTTTGCGGCTTCTGTTATAACGGAATCGCATCGCCCGGAAATCCCGGCAATTACAGCGTCCGCTTCTTTTTTTGCGTTATCTATTATTGTCTCACTCAGCTTTTGTGCCTTTATTATTGCGGAGCGGATCGATTTTTCATCTCCCGCGAGCTCATCGTATTTGCTTCCCAGTATGTGCAGTTTCTTTTCAAGCTCGGCGTTTTCACGATAAAGCTCGGTATAGCTGTCTATAAGGTATTCGATATATTCGTCAACTTCGACTGAATTATATCCGCGTACCGCTTTTTGAAATGTTTTTTTCTTCAAATCATGCGGTGATATCATTGCACTTACCTCTTTTATATATATTTATCGCATATGAACCTGATGCGATCTCTCTTGTTTGTTCCGTCTGTGGAAATAAAAATAAACTTTCCGTATCCCCTTACGGAGAAGATATCATTCGGCATCAATATTCTGTCGGGACGCGCCGCGCTGTAATTAAGCACCGCAAGCTCCGATTCAATCAGCTGCTTTGCTTCAGAGCGCGGAATATTGCAAATCTCGGAAATAATCGCATCAAAACGTGGCGAAGCACATGTCCCGCGGATGCGTTCAAACGTGCGAGTAAACGAGGGCACGAAGCCCTTGTTCTCTGTCTTTGTCGTTACGCCGCCGCGTCCGATGCGTTCAAGCGATGACGCGATATGCTCCGCGATGGTGTCTTGTTCGTCAAAGACCGCAACGTATGCTTTTCCCGGAGAGATTAACAGAATATCTCCGATAAACTCACGACGTATTCCGAGCG is a genomic window of Oscillospiraceae bacterium containing:
- a CDS encoding transketolase family protein, which encodes MKLSKKYELGKKIATREAYGDALAEFGADPRIIVLDADLSKSTKTANFKKVYPERFVNCGIAEGNMMAVAAGMATTGKIPFASSFAMFAAGRAFEQVRNAIGYPHLNVKIGATHAGITVGEDGATHQCNEDIGVMRTIPGMVILNPADAAEARACVKAAIDYYGPVYMRYGRLSVPVIFDEDTFDFEIGKGQTIVNGTDVTIAATGIMTASAIEAAKALSAEGISARVVNICTIKPIDKELLIKCAAETGAVVTAEEHNIIGGLGSAVCETVCEAKPVPVIRVGIKDVFGKSGKATELIDEFGLSAKDLVAAAKAAIALKLK
- a CDS encoding HAD hydrolase family protein, with the protein product MKYDGLLIASDLDGTFLGEKSETLKINLEAIEHFKSNGGLFTFSTGRNEPALFRLVPGADSIVNAPAILTNGSYITNLSTGEKFYETFLDPEPTRKLLKLIKTEFPEIGARISVGDLFVVPYMTPKLLRELTRYLDITVERDIDEIDGAHWNKIVVSGTADEIQSLIGWFSDRDSSGFALSYSCPVLFEILDKNATKGKMLRNLKKFYGGVTTVAVGDYNNDLDMLRAADIAACPDNALDEIKAVSKYHLCHHRDGAIADLISKL
- the lspA gene encoding signal peptidase II translates to MPFIIIAAVILLDQLTKNIVVTYLQPVTSVPIIDKILYFTYHENSGAFMGMFSDARWVFMITSSVALLAMIGYIIYSRKKQKPALLIISLAMMAGGGIGNMIDRIALKYVIDFIEFRVINFPIFNIADSFITIGAALFIIYYVKYEITVSEKHPAITSEDYDKPVNNKNNEQALSEKGDKNER
- a CDS encoding YlmH/Sll1252 family protein, whose translation is MSGFSSDIPDDVLVSRVHDKLRTAERGRKSFLPFLDGRQSEVVKTAVKSAGFDAHGGCFVSYGGYPDAERLAFGFISPESGEDAGCIPIKWLCIDGNGFNEFSHRDVLGAVLSLGIRREFIGDILLISPGKAYVAVFDEQDTIAEHIASSLERIGRGGVTTKTENKGFVPSFTRTFERIRGTCASPRFDAIISEICNIPRSEAKQLIESELAVLNYSAARPDRILMPNDIFSVRGYGKFIFISTDGTNKRDRIRFICDKYI
- a CDS encoding transketolase — encoded protein: MDKARKQELSDIAVKIRMGALECVYGGNSGHPGGSLSIAEILSYLYFEKMNIDPKNPKKADRDRFVLSKGHTCPALYATLANRGYFSTDLLKTFRHSDSILQGHPDMKGIPGVDMSTGSLGLGFSASCGMAKAAKLSGDSYKVYAILGDGELEEGQVWEAAMFAGHYKLNNLCIFIDFNGLQIDGDITKVMNPTPIDDKFRAFNWNVIVIDGHDFDQIEAAVAASEQSDKPTAVVCHCIKGKGVSFMENEASWHGNAPTKEQYEAAIAELKSQLGGNK
- a CDS encoding DivIVA domain-containing protein, with the protein product MISPHDLKKKTFQKAVRGYNSVEVDEYIEYLIDSYTELYRENAELEKKLHILGSKYDELAGDEKSIRSAIIKAQKLSETIIDNAKKEADAVIAGISGRCDSVITEAAKKVEDEREALKTLRTSAQDFKEKLCDGYMQHIKFIQALEIGNPDKADEDIPSSDELYKIAAMDVSKEKDPKVGGDFISVKCEKPAADDNTGETK
- a CDS encoding RluA family pseudouridine synthase, whose amino-acid sequence is MNDDIVIFTDDPEADRDIYAFTAEESDSEIRLDVFLSQKTGFSRTRVAELCESGYVLVNSIPRKKNFRLTSGDELELSAPPPTGIEAKPQNIPLDIYYEDENLLVVNKPQGMVVHPAPGNPDGTLVNALLFHCDGDLSGINGKLRPGIVHRIDKDTAGLLIVAKNELAHISLAAQIKAHTFSRKYRAILYGVPEPLTGTIRTGIGRSRTDRKKMAAFPIGTPGTKEAVTHYRVLRAYGAFSYVELTLETGRTHQIRVHMREIGHPVLADPVYAAGRKTLGLYGQALVAFHIGFIHPVTGERLVFECPDPDFINKALEIIEHEI